A window of Roseiflexus castenholzii DSM 13941 genomic DNA:
CAGACCATGCGCCTCGAGCAGCGCCTCGTCGTCGAGCATCGTCGCCGCTGTGCCATCAGCGACGATGCGCCCTTCGTCCATGATAATCATCCGATCGCAAAGTTCCTGAACCATCGCCATATCATGCGTCGAAACCAGCATGGTCAGCGGCAAATCGCGCAGCAAACGGATCAATCCACGGCGGGCGCGCGGGTCGAGACCGGCGGAAGGCTCGTCGAACGCCAGAATCTCCGGTTCCATCGCCAGCACCGTCGCAATCGCGATGCGCTTCTTTTCCCCCATGCTCAAATGGTATGGATGCCGCTCGCGATACGTACTCATCCCGACCAGCGCCAGCGCTCGTTCGACCCGCGCCTGCACGTCGCGCGCCGCAAGCCCCATGTGCAACGGACCGAACGCCACATCCTCAAAGACCGTCGGTGAAAATAACTGGTCATCGGGATTTTGAAACACAAGACCGACTCGCGCGCGCACTTGCGACAGGGTACGCTCACTCACCGGCAAGCCAGCGACTTCGATGCGCCCGTTGCCGCGCAGAACACCGTTGAGGTGCAATAGCAGCGTGCTCTTGCCGGCGCCGTTCGGTCCAACCAGCGCCACCTTCTCACCGCGCGCAATGCGCAAATGAACGCCACGAAGCGCCACACGCCCATCGGGATAGGCGAAGTGCAGATCGTCGATCAGCAGCAGCGGCGTATGGTCGACGGAAAGCGATGCATTAACCGTAAGATCGGAGCGCAGCATAGATAGACTGATCTGAATACAATGGTTCCTCTTCATATTGTAGCGCGCTTTACGACAGTCAGCGAGCAGCGCGCATGAGAACGCCGTCATGCACAGGCAGGAGTTTAGCCGCTCCGGCGATTCAAAGCGCTCACCACGCGTAGCACGGCGGATAAGAGCGCATGGACTTATACCAGTTATCTGTGACCATCCGGCATGGTCACCTCGAGCAGCGCGAGGGGGCGTGCGCGACTCGCGCAGATTCCGCGCTGCGCTCGGCATGACCAGCATGCGGCATCTTCAATCGTCATTGGTATGACACGGCTCAACCGCCTTCCATCATACCCTGATCCGTGCGAATCCGTCGCATCTATGTCACGTCATCCGTGTTCCCTTCACACCCGAATCCTGGCAGGACCGGCATATCTTGTTGTTGCACGTTTGCGCAACTCGTTTGACATCCCCCTCTGCTGCGGTATAATACCTGAAGACACCGAAACGGAATTGGACAACCATCGCGCGCAGGCGCGCCACCCATGGAATGAGGAGACACGTTATGCCAACGCTAGGAGTCGGCGAGCTGGTTATCATTCTGATCATTGTCCTGTTGTTGTTCGGCGCTTCGCGCATCACCGGCGTCGCAAGCGCGCTCGGCGGCAGCATCAAGGCATTCCGTAAAGCCGTGCGCGACGACGATGAAGTTCCCGCCAATAAGGTTGAGGCGAACGACTCAACCGACAAGAAGGCTGAGACAAAGGCATAGCATGCCCGTCTCGCACCTGTGGCGCTGCGCGATAGATGCGGCCCGCGCGCAGACGAGCCGGCGCCAGTCGCAGTGTGAATGTGTCGCTCTGTGGCTGGCGTCGTTGTGTTTGGTAAAAGGTCTATGGCTGGTGAGTTTTATGACTCCGCGCGAATCTTCGTGCAGGCTGGCGATGGCGGCGATGGCGCTGCGACCTTCCGCCGCGAGAAGTATGTGCCGCGCGGCGGACCGGACGGCGGCGATGGCGGGCGCGGCGGTCACGTCTATCTGGTCGCCGATCCGGGGCTTAACACGCTGCTGCCCTTTCGTGAACGCACCCGCTTCATCGCAGAGCGCGGCGGAAACGGCGGAAGGTCGCGCAAACATGGACGCAATGGGCGCGATGTGTTCATTCGCGTGCCGGTTGGGACGGTTGCGCGCACCGTTATTGACGGCGAGACGTACAGCGTCGATCTCGACGCGCCGGGGCTGCGGCTGCTCGCAGCGCGCGGCGGGCGCGGCGGATTAGGGAATGTCCATTTTGCCACCTCGAGTTATCAGGTTCCACGTATCGCCGAGCTCGGCGAACCGGGTGAACGCCGTGAGATCGAACTCGAACTCAAACTTCTTGCCGATGTTGGGCTGATCGGTTTCCCCAATGCCGGCAAATCCACGTTATTGTCGGTGATCAGCGCGGCGCGCCCAAAAATTGCACCCTATCCGTTCACAACCTTGCAACCAAATCTCGGGGTTGTGGAAGTCGGCGAGTATTCGTTTGTTGTGGCGGACATTCCCGGATTGATCGAAGGCGCACATCGCGGCGTCGGGTTGGGGTTCAGTTTTCTGCGCCATATCGAGCGAACCCGCCTGCTCATTCACATCATTGATGCGGCAGGGGTCGATGGGCGCGATCCGGTGAACGATTTTTCTGCGATCAACGAAGAGTTGCGCCTTTATCAACCCGCACTGGCGCAACGGCCACAGGTGGTTGCGCTGAATAAAGCCGATCTGCCGGAAGCGCAGGCGAACCTGAAACGACTGCGCGCTGCCATTCCGGTGTCGGAGCAGGATCTGTTCGTGATCTCGGCGGCGACACGAGAAGGCGTGGACGCACTGTTGCAGCGCGTTGCTGAGCGTCTGAGAGAGATGCCTGCACCACACCGCGCACCGCGCGATGAAACGCTCACCTGGCCCGTACCGGAGGTGGATGAACGCCTTTACACCATCGAGCGAACGGGAGATGGCTGGCGCGTGCGCGGGCGTCGCATTGAACGCCTGATTTCGATGACCAATTTCGCCCAACCGGACGCGATTATGCGGATTCAGCGCGTGCTCGAGGCGAGCGGCATTGGGGCAGCGTTGCAGGAGGCAGGCATTCAGAACGGTGATGTGCTGTATATCGAACAAGCGGCGTTCGATTGGGAGGACGGCGCAATAACCTACCGCATGCCTGGCGTCAGTTGACCCGGATCTCGATGAAGTACACTACGACCGGTTGTGATTCGGATGAACCGTGTTGTTCAGAAGGAGCCGACGGTGAAAAAAACAACTGAGGCGACGACCGCCGCATCCGTCGCTCGTGCTCCTTTTCCAATCCGTCGTAGACGAAACGCGCCTTCCGGCGCGCTGCTCCCCCTCTTCGACATCTGCCTGATTCTCGCCGGTTTTGCCATCGCCTACTGGATGCGCTATGAACTCGATTGGCCTCCGCCGTTCGATCAACTGGTGCGCGAGGTGCAGGCGCAGAACTTTGTGCCGCTCAGCGCCTTTGCGCCATTTGCGCTCCTGCTGGCTGCGCTCCTGATGGTTCAGTTCGCCATGCGCGGGCTGTATCGCCTGCCGCGCACCGCCGGCGTGCTCGACCACAGCAGCATCATCGTCGGCTCAACCACAACCGGTATCGCCATTCTGATCGTTGTGGTCTTTCTGTATAAGCCTTCGGAATTCTACTCGCGCTTGATCTTTGCATTTGCCTGGGGAACCATTATTGCGCTCCTCGTCGGATGGCGCGCCGTGTTGATCAGCATACGCCGCTGGCGCTGGGTGCGCGGCATCGACCGTGAACGGGTGCTGGTGGTCGGCAACACCGGTCTGGGGCGCGAGGTGATGGAGAGCCTGGTGGCGCAACCCGATCTGGGGTATGCGCTCGTCGGTTTTCTCGATGATCGGGAGCGGGCGCCCAACCGGCGAACCTTGCATTTTCGACAGATTGGACGAATCAGCGATCTCGAAACCTGTCTGCGCGGCGGGGATATCGATCTGGTCATCCTGGCGTTGCCGTTTTGGGAGCATCATCGCCTGCCCGACCTGGTGGCAACCTGTCGCTACGCAGGGGTCGAGTTCTGTGTCGTTCCCGATCTCTACGAGTTGAGTTTCGACCGCATCGATATCGGCAACCTGGGCGGTATTCCGCTGATTGGCTTGAAGGCGGTCTCGCTGCGCGGCTGGAACCTGGTGGTCAAACGAGCCATGGATCTGGCATTGACGCTGCTGACGTTGCCGCTGGTGATCCCACTGGGAGTGGCGATTGCGATCATCGTGCGCCTCGACTCGCCTGGATCGGCGATTTTCCGGCAGCGTCGGATCGGGCGTGATGGACGCCCGTTCATCTGTTATAAGTTTCGCACGATGGTGATCGATGCCGAGGAGCGCAAAGCCGAACTCGCTGCGTTGAATGAAGCCGATGGTCCACTCTTCAAAATGCGGAACGACCCGCGGATGACCCGCGTCGGGCGCGTGCTGCGACGTTACAGCCTGGATGAACTGCCGCAGTTGTGGAATATTCTGCGCGGTGAAATGAGTTGGGTGGGTCCGCGTCCGGCAACGCCGGAAGAAGTCGCGCAGTATGAAGACTGGCATTACCGCCGGTTAACGGTTGTGCCCGGTCTGACGGGACTATCGCAGGTGTTGGGGCGCAGTGATATTTCGTTCGACGAAATGGTGCGCCTCGACATCTTTTACACTGAAAACTGGACACCCGGCATGGATCTGCGTATTCTGCTGCAAACGATTCCGGTCGTTATCTCCGGGCGTGGGGCGTATTGATGCAAGGCGCGAAGCACGCGACGCGGGAAGCGGGGCACGGGTGGTTGGCGCGGCTTCGTGAACCGTCGCGCACTTCGTGGATGCCACCACAACGGCACACGGCGGAGGGCGAACATACCCGACCCGAAACGTCAAAGGTCTTGCAAGTTGTTCACGATCCATCATGAGCCGAGTCACATCTTCCTCACGGGAATGCCATACCATGCCAGTAATGCATGAAGAGGGTGGATGCCTATGCGTGTACTGATCACCGGCGGCGCCGGCTTTCTTGGTTCTCATTTGTGTGATCGATTCCTGGCGGAAGGTCATACCGTCGTGGCGATGGACAATCTGATTACCGGCAACACCGACAATATTGCCCATCTTGCCGGTCATCCGCGCTTCAGTTTCATCAAGCACGACGTGACGAACTATATTTTTGTCGAGGGTCCGCTCGATGCCATTTTGCACTTCGCCTCACCCGCCTCACCGGTCGATTATCTGGAGTTGCCGATTCAAACGCTGAAAGTCGGCGCACTCGGCACGCACAAGGCATTGGGGCTGGCAAAGGATAAAAAAGCGCGCTTCCTGCTCGCTTCGACTTCAGAAGTGTACGGCGATCCACAGGTGCATCCGCAACCTGAAACATACTACGGACACGTCAATCCCATTGGTCCACGTGGTGTGTACGATGAAGCCAAGCGCTTCGCCGAGGCGATGACCATGGCGTACCATCGCTATCACGGCGTCGAGACGCGCATTGTACGCATTTTCAACACCTATGGTCCGCGCATGCGTCTCCGCGATGGTCGGGTGGTGCCCAATTTCATTCAGCAAGCATTGCGCGGCGAGCCGCTGACCATTTATGGAGATGGCTCGCAAACGCGATCATTTCAATATGTCGATGATCTGGTGGAAGGGGTCTATCGCCTGCTCTTTTCCAACGAAGTCGAGCCGGTCAATATTGGCAATCCCGGCGAGTTTACCATTAAAGCGTTCGCCGAACTGGTCAATGCGTTGACCGACAACAAGGCTGGTGTGGTGTACAAAGATCTGCGCACACAGGACGATCCGCAGGTGCGTCAGCCGGACATTGCGAAGGCGCGCAGGATTCTGGGGTGGGAGCCGCGCGTCAGCCTCGAAGAAGGGTTGCGTCGCACCATTCCATGGTTTCGTGAAGAACTGCGGAAACGCGGAGAACTGCCGTGAGATGATGGTTCGACAGAGCCGGTCGGAAAAGACACGGATGCACGGACTTCGCGCAATCGCTCCTTCCCTGCGAACGACCATCACGCTCTGGCTGGTCGCCGTCGCTCTGGGGATACTGCTGGCGCGCACTCCGCTCGATACGCTTGCACTGATGGCGGGTGCGGCGCTGGCGCTCATTCTGGCGCTGGTGCATCCGGTCCTGGCAGTTGGTATGGCGGCGCTGTCGGTGCCGGTGCAGGAGCTGATTACCCTTCCGGGCGGGCTATCGGTTACACAGATGACGGTGCTGTTGGCGCTGGGGGGCTGGTTGTTCCATACTCTGGCGCGCGCTGAACAGCGCATGCTTCCAACCGATCTCTTGCTTCTATGGGGTGGGGTGCTCTTCGCACTGCTGCTCTCTGCCAGTGTGACGCCGTATTCGCGCACGGAAGCGCTGCGCGAGACGGCACGCTGGATGGTTGCGGCAGGCGTCTGGATGGCGGCTGCGAGCACGATCACCCGGCGCTGGCATATCATCTACCTGCTGGCATGTCTGTTGATCGCTCCGGCAGTGTGCGCCGGCATTGGCATCGTGCAGTTCGCAACCGGCGATGGTCCGCCGACCTTTCGGATCGCGCCCGATCTGCCATATGTGCGCGCCTATGGCACAATTGGACAGCCGAACTCATTTGCGGGATACCTGAACATGGCATGGCCCCTGGCGCTTGCGCTGGCGATGGTAACCGCCAATAGCGCCCGGCAGAGCGGCGTTCGGCGGTGCCTGGCCGCTACGGGGCGCTGGATGTTGGTGGTCGTCGTGTGGGGAGTCGTCGGGGTGTTGCTGACGGCGTTGATGATGTCGTTCTCGCGTGGTGCGTGGATCGGCGCCGCAATTGGGGTGACAGGCATGGCGCTAAGCCTGGGCAGGCGCGCGCTGCCGGCGCTCCTGGGACTGGTGGCGGTTGGCGTGGCAGTGGTGTTGCTCGCCATTGTGGGCGCGCTCCCCGAAGCGCTGATGACGCGCCTGGCGAGCGTCTGGCAGAGTGTGGCATGGTTCGATGCGGCGGCAGTGACGGTGACACCAGAGAACTTCGCAGTCGTCGAGCGAATGGCGCACCTCCAGGCAGGGTGGGAGATGTTTCGTTCCGCACCGCTGTTCGGCGTTGGTCCTGGCAATTACTCTGTCGCATATCCAGAGTTTGCCGTTGGCGGATGGTATGCGAGTCGCGGGCATGCCCACAATTACTACCTGCACATGGCAGCGGAAACAGGAATAATCGGCATAGTGGCATACCTGGCGCTCCTCGGCGGAGTGATCCGGCAGGCATTGCGCGCGCTTCGACGCACAACCGATCCCATTTTGTACGGCGCAACCGTCGGCGGATGTGGTATCATCGCAGCAGTAGCAGGGCATAATCTGTTCGAGAACCTGCACGTACTCAATTTTGGCATTCAACTCGCGGTCGTATGGGCGGTGATCGGCGCGATTGCGCACTGTACTGAAGACATTCAATCACAATGCGCTATCTCATAACGGGTGGAGCAGGATTCATCGGCAGTCACCTGAGCGAGGCGTTGCTGGCGCGCGGCGATCAGGTGGTGTGCATCGACAATTTCAACGACTATTACGATCCGGTTCGGAAGCGACGCAATATCGCGCGCGCGCTGGCGCACCCCGGCTATACGCTGGTCGAGGCGGATTTTCGAGACGCGGAAATAATGGATCGCGTCTTCGCGCAGTATCGACCACAGCGGGTAGCGCACATCGGCGCAATGGCGGGTCCGCGCCCATCGATGCGCAATCCTGCGCTCTACGAAGAGGTCAATGTTCGCGGCACGCTGACCATCCTGGAAACGGCGGCGCGGTACGAGGTCGAGGGGTTGGTGCTGGCATCAACATCATCGGTGTACGGCATGTCGCCAACCCCATGGTCAGAGGAGTCGCCGACCGACCGACCCCTGTCGTACTACGCTGCCACGAAAAAAGCAGCTGAAGTGCTGGCATACACAGCGCACCGCCAGTACGGTATGCCAATACGCATTGTGCGCTTCTTCACCGTGTACGGTCCGCGCGGTCGGCCCGATATGACGCCACACTTATTCGTTGATGCAATGGTCGCCGGAAAATCGATAACCTTGTTCAATGGCGGCATGGGCGTCTACCGCGACTGGACCTATGTTGATGATATTGTGTCTGGTGTGGTCGCAGCGCTCGATGCCGGGTACGCCTTTGACATTTTCAATTTAGGGCACTCAAGCCCGGTGCAGTTGATCGATTTCGTCACTGCTCTGGAACGGGTGACCGGTTTGTGCGCCAGGATTGTGGCACAACCGCTGCCAGCCGCAGACCCGCCGATCACCTATGCCCGAATTGACAAGGCGACGCGGATGCTTGGATTTCAGCCGTGTACGCCGCTGGAAGAAGGGCTGGCACGCTTTTGGGAGTGGTACCGGAGCGAGCATGGCGCCTGAGCGGCGGGAGATTTGAAGGAAAGCGCGCCTCCCGAAGCACTGAGACGATCACGGGAGATCAATGGAAGTTCCGACGGAACCACGAGAGGACGGTTCAATGATGATCAACGAGCGAGTCGGCGATGCGGGCGCCGACGAATCGGTCAACCTGCCTGAGACTCCCGAAATTCAGGAAGTCGAACGTCAGGGGTTCTCGCTGGCAAAGGCGTTGCGCAGCCCGCGTACCATTATCTCGTTTGCGCTTGCAATTGCGATTGTCGTATTCGCCGTGCGTGGCTTCGATATCGATGTGCAGCAGACATGGCAGTATATGCGTGGCGCCGATGGATGGCTACTGCTGGCAGGCTT
This region includes:
- a CDS encoding energy-coupling factor ABC transporter ATP-binding protein, translating into MLRSDLTVNASLSVDHTPLLLIDDLHFAYPDGRVALRGVHLRIARGEKVALVGPNGAGKSTLLLHLNGVLRGNGRIEVAGLPVSERTLSQVRARVGLVFQNPDDQLFSPTVFEDVAFGPLHMGLAARDVQARVERALALVGMSTYRERHPYHLSMGEKKRIAIATVLAMEPEILAFDEPSAGLDPRARRGLIRLLRDLPLTMLVSTHDMAMVQELCDRMIIMDEGRIVADGTAATMLDDEALLEAHGLETPWKERGVRD
- the tatA gene encoding twin-arginine translocase TatA/TatE family subunit; translation: MPTLGVGELVIILIIVLLLFGASRITGVASALGGSIKAFRKAVRDDDEVPANKVEANDSTDKKAETKA
- the obgE gene encoding GTPase ObgE, which encodes MAGEFYDSARIFVQAGDGGDGAATFRREKYVPRGGPDGGDGGRGGHVYLVADPGLNTLLPFRERTRFIAERGGNGGRSRKHGRNGRDVFIRVPVGTVARTVIDGETYSVDLDAPGLRLLAARGGRGGLGNVHFATSSYQVPRIAELGEPGERREIELELKLLADVGLIGFPNAGKSTLLSVISAARPKIAPYPFTTLQPNLGVVEVGEYSFVVADIPGLIEGAHRGVGLGFSFLRHIERTRLLIHIIDAAGVDGRDPVNDFSAINEELRLYQPALAQRPQVVALNKADLPEAQANLKRLRAAIPVSEQDLFVISAATREGVDALLQRVAERLREMPAPHRAPRDETLTWPVPEVDERLYTIERTGDGWRVRGRRIERLISMTNFAQPDAIMRIQRVLEASGIGAALQEAGIQNGDVLYIEQAAFDWEDGAITYRMPGVS
- a CDS encoding sugar transferase, translated to MKKTTEATTAASVARAPFPIRRRRNAPSGALLPLFDICLILAGFAIAYWMRYELDWPPPFDQLVREVQAQNFVPLSAFAPFALLLAALLMVQFAMRGLYRLPRTAGVLDHSSIIVGSTTTGIAILIVVVFLYKPSEFYSRLIFAFAWGTIIALLVGWRAVLISIRRWRWVRGIDRERVLVVGNTGLGREVMESLVAQPDLGYALVGFLDDRERAPNRRTLHFRQIGRISDLETCLRGGDIDLVILALPFWEHHRLPDLVATCRYAGVEFCVVPDLYELSFDRIDIGNLGGIPLIGLKAVSLRGWNLVVKRAMDLALTLLTLPLVIPLGVAIAIIVRLDSPGSAIFRQRRIGRDGRPFICYKFRTMVIDAEERKAELAALNEADGPLFKMRNDPRMTRVGRVLRRYSLDELPQLWNILRGEMSWVGPRPATPEEVAQYEDWHYRRLTVVPGLTGLSQVLGRSDISFDEMVRLDIFYTENWTPGMDLRILLQTIPVVISGRGAY
- a CDS encoding UDP-glucuronic acid decarboxylase family protein, whose product is MRVLITGGAGFLGSHLCDRFLAEGHTVVAMDNLITGNTDNIAHLAGHPRFSFIKHDVTNYIFVEGPLDAILHFASPASPVDYLELPIQTLKVGALGTHKALGLAKDKKARFLLASTSEVYGDPQVHPQPETYYGHVNPIGPRGVYDEAKRFAEAMTMAYHRYHGVETRIVRIFNTYGPRMRLRDGRVVPNFIQQALRGEPLTIYGDGSQTRSFQYVDDLVEGVYRLLFSNEVEPVNIGNPGEFTIKAFAELVNALTDNKAGVVYKDLRTQDDPQVRQPDIAKARRILGWEPRVSLEEGLRRTIPWFREELRKRGELP
- a CDS encoding O-antigen ligase family protein gives rise to the protein MHGLRAIAPSLRTTITLWLVAVALGILLARTPLDTLALMAGAALALILALVHPVLAVGMAALSVPVQELITLPGGLSVTQMTVLLALGGWLFHTLARAEQRMLPTDLLLLWGGVLFALLLSASVTPYSRTEALRETARWMVAAGVWMAAASTITRRWHIIYLLACLLIAPAVCAGIGIVQFATGDGPPTFRIAPDLPYVRAYGTIGQPNSFAGYLNMAWPLALALAMVTANSARQSGVRRCLAATGRWMLVVVVWGVVGVLLTALMMSFSRGAWIGAAIGVTGMALSLGRRALPALLGLVAVGVAVVLLAIVGALPEALMTRLASVWQSVAWFDAAAVTVTPENFAVVERMAHLQAGWEMFRSAPLFGVGPGNYSVAYPEFAVGGWYASRGHAHNYYLHMAAETGIIGIVAYLALLGGVIRQALRALRRTTDPILYGATVGGCGIIAAVAGHNLFENLHVLNFGIQLAVVWAVIGAIAHCTEDIQSQCAIS
- a CDS encoding NAD-dependent epimerase/dehydratase family protein encodes the protein MRYLITGGAGFIGSHLSEALLARGDQVVCIDNFNDYYDPVRKRRNIARALAHPGYTLVEADFRDAEIMDRVFAQYRPQRVAHIGAMAGPRPSMRNPALYEEVNVRGTLTILETAARYEVEGLVLASTSSVYGMSPTPWSEESPTDRPLSYYAATKKAAEVLAYTAHRQYGMPIRIVRFFTVYGPRGRPDMTPHLFVDAMVAGKSITLFNGGMGVYRDWTYVDDIVSGVVAALDAGYAFDIFNLGHSSPVQLIDFVTALERVTGLCARIVAQPLPAADPPITYARIDKATRMLGFQPCTPLEEGLARFWEWYRSEHGA